From a region of the Pseudophryne corroboree isolate aPseCor3 chromosome 3 unlocalized genomic scaffold, aPseCor3.hap2 SUPER_3_unloc_1, whole genome shotgun sequence genome:
- the LOC134983165 gene encoding oocyte zinc finger protein XlCOF8.4-like isoform X2 yields the protein MRMDNSRGTEKILHLTLDIIYLLTGEDYMVVRKTSGECMSPSIPCMSGGLSRAQSPITVPPPQSLIHERHNEQKILELTNKIIQLLIGEVPIRCEDVTVYFSMEEWEYIEEHRGLYKDVMMENHQPLTSLDGTSNRDTPERCPRPLYPQVHTEENHSVPQEDQEEDLIVIKVEDIKIKDEIYVMGERQRKEEEIPTGIGTDGCNLRNTSEEHLLSSPDCEIEDNVITQESTGGNLITPNIHPVLHSVHLSSDPSNHKECPPDTSDIFTHITAHEGDHLFLCFECGLYFAGNDRLLEHQRTHTGERPFLCIKCGKCFTQKESFVSHQRTHMGEKPFPCSMFLLYTEFTSC from the exons ATGAGGATGGATAACAGCCGGGGGACTGAGAAGATATTACATCTCACCCTAGACataatctacctgctgactggggag GATTATATGGTAGTGAGGAAGACATCTGGTGAGTGTATGTCCCCAAGCATTCCCTgtatgtcaggaggactgagcagggcccagagccccatcacggtgcctccacctcaatcactgatacatgagagacacaatgagcagaagattctggaactcaccaacaagatcattcagctgctgattggagag gttcctataaggtgtgaggatgtcactgtctatttctccatggaggagtgggagtatatagaggaacacaggggtctgtacaaggacgtgatgatggagaatcaccagccccttacatcactgg atgggaccagtaacagagataccccagagagatgtccccgtcctctttatCCCCAGGTccatacagaggagaatcacagtgtcccacaggaggatcag GAAGAAGACCTAATAGTTATCAAAGTTGAAGATATTAAAATCAAAGATGAGATATATGTGATGGGTGAACGGCAGcgcaaggaggaggaaatccctacaggtaTAGGCACAG atgggtgCAACCTCAGGAATACCTCGGAGGAACATCTCCTTTCATCTCCAGACTGTGAAATAGAGGATAACGTCATCACACAAGAATCTACAGGAGGAAACCTCATTACCCCAaatatacatccagtgctgcatAGTGTACATCTATCATCTGATCCCTCTAATCATAAAGAGTGTCCCCCTGATACCTCAGATATTTTCACACATATTACAGCTCACGAAGGTGATCATCTATTTCTGTGTTTTGAATGTGGTTTATATTTTGCCGGAAATGACCGCCTTCTTgagcatcagagaactcacacaggagaGAGGCCATTTCTGTGTataaagtgtgggaaatgttttacacagaaagaaaGCTTTGTCAGTCACCAGAGAACTCACATgggtgaaaagccatttccatgttccatGTTCCTGCTTTACACAGaattcacatcttgttaa
- the LOC134983165 gene encoding oocyte zinc finger protein XlCOF8.4-like isoform X1: MRMDNSRGTEKILHLTLDIIYLLTGEDYMVVRKTSGECMSPSIPCMSGGLSRAQSPITVPPPQSLIHERHNEQKILELTNKIIQLLIGEVPIRCEDVTVYFSMEEWEYIEEHRGLYKDVMMENHQPLTSLDGTSNRDTPERCPRPLYPQVHTEENHSVPQEDQEEDLIVIKVEDIKIKDEIYVMGERQRKEEEIPTGIGTADGCNLRNTSEEHLLSSPDCEIEDNVITQESTGGNLITPNIHPVLHSVHLSSDPSNHKECPPDTSDIFTHITAHEGDHLFLCFECGLYFAGNDRLLEHQRTHTGERPFLCIKCGKCFTQKESFVSHQRTHMGEKPFPCSMFLLYTEFTSC; encoded by the exons ATGAGGATGGATAACAGCCGGGGGACTGAGAAGATATTACATCTCACCCTAGACataatctacctgctgactggggag GATTATATGGTAGTGAGGAAGACATCTGGTGAGTGTATGTCCCCAAGCATTCCCTgtatgtcaggaggactgagcagggcccagagccccatcacggtgcctccacctcaatcactgatacatgagagacacaatgagcagaagattctggaactcaccaacaagatcattcagctgctgattggagag gttcctataaggtgtgaggatgtcactgtctatttctccatggaggagtgggagtatatagaggaacacaggggtctgtacaaggacgtgatgatggagaatcaccagccccttacatcactgg atgggaccagtaacagagataccccagagagatgtccccgtcctctttatCCCCAGGTccatacagaggagaatcacagtgtcccacaggaggatcag GAAGAAGACCTAATAGTTATCAAAGTTGAAGATATTAAAATCAAAGATGAGATATATGTGATGGGTGAACGGCAGcgcaaggaggaggaaatccctacaggtaTAGGCACAG cagatgggtgCAACCTCAGGAATACCTCGGAGGAACATCTCCTTTCATCTCCAGACTGTGAAATAGAGGATAACGTCATCACACAAGAATCTACAGGAGGAAACCTCATTACCCCAaatatacatccagtgctgcatAGTGTACATCTATCATCTGATCCCTCTAATCATAAAGAGTGTCCCCCTGATACCTCAGATATTTTCACACATATTACAGCTCACGAAGGTGATCATCTATTTCTGTGTTTTGAATGTGGTTTATATTTTGCCGGAAATGACCGCCTTCTTgagcatcagagaactcacacaggagaGAGGCCATTTCTGTGTataaagtgtgggaaatgttttacacagaaagaaaGCTTTGTCAGTCACCAGAGAACTCACATgggtgaaaagccatttccatgttccatGTTCCTGCTTTACACAGaattcacatcttgttaa